The Deinococcus cellulosilyticus NBRC 106333 = KACC 11606 region TCTGACGGCAGCCATCAGAGGACAGGGGCAAATGAGAGGACCAGGGGTCATCAGACCCCTGGTCCTTTGCTGTCCTTTATTCTCTGAAGCTGCCGTCTGTGCGGGTGACGGTTCCGGAGGCGGGGGTGGTGAAGGTGCGGTTCCCTCCCGTTTCCCATTTCACGGAGGCCCCGCTGTCTCCGGGCACTTTGATGTACTTGTACTCCAGGTAGGTGCTCTTCGGCAAGTCCACCGTGGCTTTCCAGGTGCACACCGATCCTGAGCAGTTGCTGGGCGTCATGGTGACGGCGTTGGTGGTGTTCCAGTTGCCGAGGTCGGGGTTGCTGCCGACCAGTTTGATGTTCTGACCGAACCAGGTGCTGGCCGTGACCTGGAAGGTGGTGGGGATGCTGGTGCCGCAGTTGGTGCATCCTCCACTGGTGGTGTAAATGGCCATGGTGCGGGCAGGCACGGTCACGGGAATCTGGCCTGACCCGTTCACCTGCACGGAAGCGGGTGCCCCGGATCCCAACTGGTCATTGAGGGTGGTCCCGGCAGCGAGTTTGCCCTGGGTGTTGAGGGTGACGGTGGCAGGGCTGCCGCTGGTGTTCATCACCACCACGGCCTGGTTGTTGCTGGCGCTCCTGAGGAAGGCGAAAACGTTCTGCCCTCCGTTGGGCCGCCACAGTTCACTGTAAGAGCCTTTCCACAGGGCTTCGTTGTTGGTGCGCACACTGGCGAGTTTGCGCACGTGGTCCACGGTGCTCTGGGGGGTGCCTCCTCCGGCCAGGAAACCCCCCTGGGGGGTGCTGCGTCCCGTCTGGTCCCACGCCCAGGAGGGCATGTCGTAACGGTTGTCGGGGTCGCCTGCCCCATACATGCCGAGTTCGTCTCCGTAGTAGAGTTGGGGAATCCCGGGCAGGGTGAAGAGGAGGCCGAGGGCCAGCTGGTAACGGGAGCGGATTTCGCTTTCGGGCACCCCGGAGCCGGGTTCGTTCACGAAGCGGGGCACGTCGTGGCTGTCCAGCAGGTTGATTTGGAGCAAGGCCCGGTCGAGTCCGAGGGTGCCCACGTAATCCTGCACTTTGGCGGCCAGACCGTCGAGGCTTCCCCCTTTGCCAATGGCGTTCACCAGGGCCACCCTGAGGGGCATGTTGATGGTGGAGTCAAAGCCGGCATCCAGGTAGGGTTTGAGCTGGCCAGCGTTGTCTTCGTAGTAGGCTTCGGCGGTGATGAAGGTGTTCGGGCGGGCCTGGTTGATGCCGGGAATCCAGTGGTTTTGCCAGAACGGCATGCTGACGTGTTTGGCGGTGTCCATGCGGATGGCGTCGATGGGGTACTGGCTGGCCCAGGCTTTGGAGACGTTGACCAGATAGTCCCGCACCCACCAGTCTTCTTCACGGAAATCCGGCAGGCCGTAGAGGGGGCAAACCACGTCGTTGAGGCAGCTGGTGTGGAACCAGTCGGGGTGCTGTCGGGTGATTTCGGCCCCGTAGCCGGCGTGGTTGACCACCATGTCCATCATGAATTTCATGTTGTTGTTGTGGAGGTCTCCCAGCAACCCATGCAGTTCGCTGCTGCTTCCGAGTTTGGGTTCGACGTTGGTGTTGAACGGGTCCCGGTAGTTGATCCAGTAGCCGTGGTAACCGCAGGAGGTGTTGTAGAGTCCGACCTGTTCGTAGACGGGGGTGCTCCAAATGGTGGTGGCCCCGAGGTACTTGATGTAACCCAGTTTCTGCCTGAGGCCTGCGAGGTCACCCCCGTGGAATTTGGTTTTGCTGTTGGGGTCAAAGCAGTTGGGCTGTCCGGCGTTGTCGTTTGTGGTGTTGCCGTTGTAGAAGCGGTCGGGGAGCACCAGGTAAATGATCTGTTTGCGCCAGGTGTCAATGTTGCTTCCGGAGACGGTCTGGGGCTCCGGGGTGGGGGATGGGGGCACCTGGGAGGTGGTGCAGGCGACAAGGCTGAGGGTCAACAGGGTCAGCAATCCATGGTTCAAACGCATGTGATCTCCTTGTGGATATGTCATTTTTTTGTAACGGGTTCAAAATGATGATAGGAGATCAGAGCAAAGATTGGAAGCAGTTCCAGGGTATGAACTTTTGATTTGCATAGACATGTGCTTGACTTTTTGATTCCACATTCCTTGAAAACTTCTTTCAGACTTCAATTCTT contains the following coding sequences:
- a CDS encoding alpha-amylase family glycosyl hydrolase — encoded protein: MRLNHGLLTLLTLSLVACTTSQVPPSPTPEPQTVSGSNIDTWRKQIIYLVLPDRFYNGNTTNDNAGQPNCFDPNSKTKFHGGDLAGLRQKLGYIKYLGATTIWSTPVYEQVGLYNTSCGYHGYWINYRDPFNTNVEPKLGSSSELHGLLGDLHNNNMKFMMDMVVNHAGYGAEITRQHPDWFHTSCLNDVVCPLYGLPDFREEDWWVRDYLVNVSKAWASQYPIDAIRMDTAKHVSMPFWQNHWIPGINQARPNTFITAEAYYEDNAGQLKPYLDAGFDSTINMPLRVALVNAIGKGGSLDGLAAKVQDYVGTLGLDRALLQINLLDSHDVPRFVNEPGSGVPESEIRSRYQLALGLLFTLPGIPQLYYGDELGMYGAGDPDNRYDMPSWAWDQTGRSTPQGGFLAGGGTPQSTVDHVRKLASVRTNNEALWKGSYSELWRPNGGQNVFAFLRSASNNQAVVVMNTSGSPATVTLNTQGKLAAGTTLNDQLGSGAPASVQVNGSGQIPVTVPARTMAIYTTSGGCTNCGTSIPTTFQVTASTWFGQNIKLVGSNPDLGNWNTTNAVTMTPSNCSGSVCTWKATVDLPKSTYLEYKYIKVPGDSGASVKWETGGNRTFTTPASGTVTRTDGSFRE